The sequence AGGCAGAAGCCACGCAAGTCTCTATTCCTCGTGGTTGAGAGAAGGCGAGCCATCCAGTAGACGTGAGCAGATGGCAGAGGGGGAAAAAAACAAAGTGGCTGCGAGAAGTTGGAGTGAATACAGTCGAGAGACAGGGGGGCTAAGTCTGTGAGTTACTCTTGACTACGCGCtcggaatcacgaattcaccTTTGAGCTCCCAAAGTTCAAATTGTGATATTAGATTATACGATTTTCGACTTGAACGCTGAGGATGACCAGTAGTCTGCTCCAGTGCCCAGCCTTGTTCGCGACTCAGGAAAAACAGGTGAAGAAAAATATGCAAAATTCAAATTGGAGTTCTGGGCATCCTTGCGGTGTGCTGCCAaaccaagtcgtgagtcgtgagtgttgcttGATTAGTTGGTTGGTTGGGGAAAGGGGGCagaaaaaaagaaagcGAGAGAGCACAGACAAAAGCGACGTGGTGTGACAGCCAACAGCGCGTCAGTTCAAGGTTGGTCCTGCTCGTATGCCCAAAGCACAGtcacgactcgctcgctctctctctcgttCGATTGGTTGGCAACAAAAGCGGCGTTTCTGCTCCACTTCTTTTGCAGTTTTGAATTGGCTGCTGTCTGGCTGGTCTGCTTCTCTCTCGAGCTGGGTAGCTGCGACTCAAACCCAGTGACTGATTCTGTGCACTCTgcacgctccacgctccacgcCACGGTCCGCGTTGGCTTTGATCTTGAGTCAGTGCATTGCTCATCGGCTTCATCTCCCTTGTCAgatccaccaccatctctaCTCCAACCATACCGCGCCATTCGGGATCCGCATCGTTCTTGTCCTACTGCGCATTCATCTCCTTTCCGGAATCGGTCGCCTTGCATTGCACTTCGTGAACGTCCGTCGTCCAACGCTTGCCGAACGCACTCCACGCACGACACTTCACGTCCCAAGCCTGTTTGATACGGATCGCTTCCTATCCTTTGGCGTCTTGCCGGCAATCGCTCTACGTCGTTCACGTCGTTCTCTGCAACTCCTTAAAGCTTCTGCACCCCTAGCAGCCTTATCAAACTCTAGCAGTCCACGGCCCACGGCCTGCAGAGCAGCAAAACACGCATAAGGTCACGCTTCTGTCGAACGTCATCTCAAAACGACAACTCGCAAGCGGGATCTGCTGACACTTCACGTCGCAATCTACGCTCGTCTTCCACTTTAACAATGTCTAACGCGCCGCTCAACGgcgtcaagctcaaccGTAGGTGTTTACTTTTCGTTACCGGCCAATCTCGCATCATCCGCTCGTTCTTGCCTAGTGCATCTCGCCAGCCGTACCGTCATCGttccgctgctgcccaaTCTGCAATCGCATTAGCGACGTTCTTATTTCATGCGAAAATGCAGCTGGTGACAACGATGAATGCTCGACATTCATCCAAGACACGGCAACAGGCATCATGCTTGAGCGAGCAATCTGTGTTGTGCCTTTCAGAGCCTGCTGTACTTCTCAGGACCGCATCCGCTGACCTTCTAGTTTATGTTTGCCTCGTTTGATTTTCCATTtcctctcgctcctctTTTCTGCTGTTTCGACTCAATTGCAGCGCTTGATGATCCCAACAAGGTGATCAAGGTTCTTGCCTCGGATGGCAAGActggcgagcagcgagaaaTCGCTTACACTAACTGCAAAGTAATCGGAAACGGAAGTTTCGGTGTCGTCTTCCAGGCAAAGCTCGTTTCACAAGGCTCAGAACCTGCCGAGGGCTCGAGCAAAGAGAGCGATGAGGTTGCTATCAAGAAGGTGTTGCAGGACAAACGATTCAAGAACCGTGAGCTGCAGATCATGAGGATTGTAAAGCACCCTAACGTGGTCGATCTGAAGGCGTTCTTCTACTCGAACGGCGACAAAAAGGACGAGGTCTTCCTCAACCTTGTGCTCGAATACGTGCCAGAGACCGTCTACCGCGCCTCGCGTCATTacgccaagctcaagcagaccATGCCTATGCTGCTCATCAAGCTCTACATGTACCAGTTGCTACGCAGTTTGGCCTACATCCACTCGATCGGTATCTGCCACCGTGACATCAAGCCTCAAaatctgctgctcgacccTCCCTCCGGCGTTCTCAAGCTGATTGACTTTGGTTCCGCAAAAATCCTGATTGCAGGCGAGCCCAACGTCAGCTACATTTGCTCGAGATACTACCGAGCTCCCGAGCTCATCTTTGGTGCCACCAACTACACGACCAACATTGACATCTGGTCTACAGGATGCGTCATGGCTGAGCTCATGCAAGGGCAACCTCTTTTCCCCGGTGAGAGCGGTATCGACCAGCTTGTTGAGATTATCAAGGTGCTCGGTACGCCTTCGCGTGAGCAGATCAAGACCATGAACCCCAACTACATGGAGCACAAGTTCCCTCAGATCCGACCTCACCCCTTCTCCAAGGTCTTCCGCCCGCGCACACCTCCCGATGCCATCGACCTAATTTCGCGACTGCTTGAGTACACCCCCAGCGCTCGTCTcaccgccatcgaggcACTCTGCCATCCGTtcttcgacgagcttcgaACCGGCGAGGCTCGCATGCCTAATGGCCGTGAGCTCCCACCCCTCTTCAACTGGACCAAAGAGGAGCTCTCTGTCCGACCTGATCTTATCTCGCGGCTCGTTCCTCAGCACGCCGAAGCGGAGCTTCTGTCGCGCGGCATTGATGTTCACAACTTCCAGCCCATCccgctcgagtcgctgaAGGTCACGCTTGACTAGGTGGATGCCACAACGATGGCGACAAGCAGACAGCAAGAGGAGCAAGGCTGGTGCGTTGCGTGATGCGTTGGAAGGAAGATTGATCTCAGGTAAATGATGCCAGAAGGGAGTCCAACGATTTATttgacgcagcagctgtacACGCACGATTTGCCTCTGCAACAGAGCTGGATCAACAGCCCCCAAGACAGTTATGCTGCTCTATCGATGGCAGATGTGCCGCCACCAACGCAAGCAAACGGTCGGGCAAGATACatgctgctttgctgcaggcacagcttgctgctcagctcatCCCTGCTGGCCATTTCCATTCTGGACGGATCATGCAAAACATTACAAAATTGCAAAATACTATCACCACGCAATATTCATCCCCCATACCGCTCTATTCGAAAAGggtcgagcatcttgcaACTATCCATTGCAAACACTCCATCATTGTACATAGCCAACTGACTCCCTCCCTTCCCGCGGTGCATCTGTCTGCCACCTGctcctctccctctctctcccCTTGTCAGTCCCTTTTGTGTTTTCGCCCTCTTTCAAGAATCTCTTATGATGTGCTGTAGCTCTCATTTGCACTCTCCTGTGTCAAACTGGTCGAATACTGTTTTACTGTTTACACACAGCTTGACACATTCAAATTAGGTCGGCGAAGCGGATGAGGCAGAtgggattcgtgattgctgcgtATGTGAGTGCGGTGTAGGTGTGGGTATCAGGTGAAGCCGAAAACGCTATCTGGGTGATAGGGATGTTTGACGAGGAGTTGGAAGAGGTGTTTGGGTATGTCTCTTGCCAGGGTTACGGTGACGTTGATGATTTTACGAGCATCGAGGGGTGGGAGGTGACGGAGAAGTTTCATGGGGCTTGGGCTGTCGAGTAGGTCTTGGCGCATGATGTGAAGTTGAGCTACGATGCAGAGGACGTTGAAGTGGACGCCAAAGGCGAGGAGGAAGTCCCACAATTGGAGGACTTGAGGAAGCG comes from Mycosarcoma maydis chromosome 1, whole genome shotgun sequence and encodes:
- a CDS encoding putative glycogen synthase kinase 3 alpha; translation: MSNAPLNGVKLNPLDDPNKVIKVLASDGKTGEQREIAYTNCKVIGNGSFGVVFQAKLVSQGSEPAEGSSKESDEVAIKKVLQDKRFKNRELQIMRIVKHPNVVDLKAFFYSNGDKKDEVFLNLVLEYVPETVYRASRHYAKLKQTMPMLLIKLYMYQLLRSLAYIHSIGICHRDIKPQNLLLDPPSGVLKLIDFGSAKILIAGEPNVSYICSRYYRAPELIFGATNYTTNIDIWSTGCVMAELMQGQPLFPGESGIDQLVEIIKVLGTPSREQIKTMNPNYMEHKFPQIRPHPFSKVFRPRTPPDAIDLISRLLEYTPSARLTAIEALCHPFFDELRTGEARMPNGRELPPLFNWTKEELSVRPDLISRLVPQHAEAELLSRGIDVHNFQPIPLESLKVTLD